A genomic stretch from Vanrija pseudolonga chromosome 6, complete sequence includes:
- the COX23 gene encoding Cytochrome c oxidase-assembly factor COX23, mitochondrial codes for MAATPVPPSTTRTPLEYRPKPPSEDLKEPEDYKVKFKVHQIQNHKTVSKFSDPCEKASKASLQCLEQTRYNKGECYEYFKAYRECKAKWLEQRKNDRKNGV; via the exons ATGGCCGCCACCCCCGTCCCGCCTagcacgacgcgcacgccgctcgagtACCGCCCCAAGCCGCCCAGCGAGGACCTGAAGGAGCCAGAGGACTACAAGGTCAAGTTCAAGGTGCACCAg ATACAGAACCACAAGACAGTCAGCAAG TTTTCCGACCCGTGCGAGAAGGCGTCCAAGGCCTCGCTGCAGTGCCTCGAGCAGACGCGGTACaacaagggcgag TGCTACGAGTACTTCAAGGCGTACCGCGAGTGCAAGGCGAAATGG CTTGAACAGCGCAAGAATGACCGGAAGAATGGGGTATGA
- the Pqlc1_1 gene encoding PQ-loop repeat-containing protein 1 codes for MGFEAVVGTLASVGMAVGPPLVYVDQAYSIIKKRDSSGFSHDVCGVIIIACTIRVFFWLGEHFETPLLVQALLLIISQLALLWICLYYSPQRKTKAVERDDEAEGDEETDRTAFLPEESAAPEAPAWRRPFNFWQWDNFGSYLEFLAGLIVVLSVLQFALGRFRWYPESTLPVPQFISNFRRKSCYGFRSTTLAGWLFGDTFKTGYYFIRNNPLQFKVTGLMTICWDIGVLIQRIYYGAEKPANTLALGDDAGDERALTP; via the exons ATGGGCTTCGAGGCAGTAGTCGGGACACTTGCTTCGGTCGGCATGGCCGTCgg CCCGCCGCTCGTTTACGTCGACCAG GCTTACAGTATTATCAAGAAGAG GGACTCGTCGGGCTTCTCTCATG ACGTCTGCggcgtcatcatcatcgcaTGTACGATCCGCGTCTTCTTCTGGCTCGGGGAGCACTTTGAGACGC CACTGCTCGTCCAGGCCCTGCTGCTCATCATCTCGCAGCTCGCACTGCTGTGGATCTGCCTGTACTACTCGCCGCAGCGCAAGaccaaggccgtcgagcgggacgacgaggcggagggcgacgaggagacggacCGCACGGCATTCTTGCCTGAGGAGAGCGCCGCCCCAGAAGCCCCGGCATGGCGCCGCCCGTTCAACTTCTGGCAGTGGGACAACTTTGGCAGCTACCTCGAGTTCTTGGCCGGGTTGATTGTTGTGCTCTCTGTCCTGCAGTTTGCCCTGGGCCGGTTCCGATGGTAC CCAGAGTCGACCCTCCCCGTCCCCCAGTTCATCTCAAACTTCCGCCGCAAGTCGTGCTACGGCTTccggtcgacgacgctcgcCGGCTGGCTGTTCGGCGACACGTTCAA GACGGGATACTACTTTATCCGCAACAACCCGCTGCAGTTCAAGGTGACTGGCCTCATGACCATCTGCTGGGACATTG GCGTCCTCATCCAGAGGATATACTACGGCGCCGAGAAGCCGGCAAACACCTTGGCGCTAGGTGACGACGCCGGAGACGAGCGTGCTCTAACCCCCTAG
- the DAPB gene encoding putative dipeptidyl-aminopeptidase B produces the protein MSAQYDRLPADERASFELTERGADANASASGSSPRSGAPPPPYRHSLDSVGSGSDIVYRDTLDADPFDEKASAARYSEQAEREDGDDVDEDGIGFPVEPRRLRPRKKSRKILAALIFIVLGAAAIGILAASGYSTPSYMVKNGNRHITMDHVFNGTFNAHFKGLAWVKEAADGTYSEIDPATNNIVLSTIGVENKTRILVAAEDVKDPATGEKLHWDAWGLSADAKYVLFRTNTKKQWRHSYFANYYVHRLATKKTFALWAPADVPAVSYVKWSPTGHALALVHENDLYVVPDAELVQSTPTPIRVTDDGSAVVFNGVPDWVYEEEVFQTNYALWWSPNSETVAFVRSNETEVKEFKLQYYNPTDDAFSVHPYLTELDMRYPKPGTPNPLTSVYTFSLRSYLNKATLDASKQVLHWAGEMEQKDRIIVEVAWVADDGLIVKEIDRAARVGQVVVFTGGKAEGQVVRKLGKDGEEGDDGWIDHGQNALPVKAPVEGYLDIVPKDGFDHIALFMPINATQPIWITSGEWEVTKINGIHEETGTVFYTAANPSIDRHVHSVNLPTTTSLVAYEAVSVALTDTSAPGYYDVSFSPKAGYYSLTYRGPHVPWQRVVQVGEGGLDLLLEDNAELNTTISEFHRPIETRTTFAINGNDLNVQEIWPPNIDTSGRKKYPLLIEVYGGPYSQKVSNMFRRDWHTFLACEQKYIIVRIDGRGTGFKGRKLRNPIRDNLGTPEVEDQIAAARELIKRKYIDRSRVGIWGWSYGGFMTLKTLEAKSDLFNLGMAVAPVTDWRFYDSVYTERYMNTPEANKDGYDRTAVTNVTNFAGLDLLLAHGTGDDNVHFANMASLVDKLTQERVRGWRMRTFTDSDHGISTRGANRELYEWMTEYLQEKWGHGGNVQH, from the exons ATGTCGGCGCAGTACGACCGTCTGCCAGCCGACGAGAGGGCAAGCTTTGAGCTcaccgagcgcggcgccgacgccaacgcctcggcctcgggcagctcgccccgcagcggcgcaccgccgccgccgtaccgacactcgctcgacagcgtgggctcgggctcggacaTTGTCTACCGCGACACGCTGGACGCGGACCCGTTTGACGAGaaggcctcggccgcgcggtATAGCGAGCAggctgagcgcgaggacggcgacgacgtcgatgagGACGGTATCGGGTTCCCTGTCGAGCCTCGGCGG CTCCGCCCGCGCAAGAAGTCGCGCAAGATCCTCGCGGCGCTGATATTCATCGTGCTCGGAGCCGCGGCCATCGGCATCCTCGCTGCCTCGGGCTACTCTACCCCGTCGTACATGGTCAAGAATGGCAACCGGCACATCACTATGGACCATGTGTTCAACGGCACGTTCAACGCGCACTTCAAGGGCCTCGCATGGGTCAAGGAGGCTGCAGACGGCACATACTCTGAGATCGATCCCGCGACCAACAACATTGTGCTGTCGACGATTGGCGTTGAGAACAAGACGAGgatcctcgtcgccgccgaggatgtcAAGGACCCCGCCACGGGCGAGAAGCTGCACTGGGACGCGTGGGGGCTgtccgccgacgccaagtACGTCCTCTTCCGCACCAACACCAAGAAGCAGTGGCGCCACTCGTACTTTGCAAACTACTACGTCCACCGCCTGGCGACCAAGAAGACGTTTGCGCTCTGGGCGCCGGCCGACGTGCCCGCCGTGTCCTACGTCAAGTGGTCGCCGACGGGCCACGCGCTGGCGTTGGTTCACGAGAACGACCTGTACGTcgtccccgacgccgagctggtccAGTCCACGCCCACGCCTATCCGcgtcaccgacgacggctcggctGTGGTCTTCAACGGCGTCCCGGACTGGGTgtacgaggaggaggtgttCCAGACCAACTATGCCCTGTGGTGGTCGCCCAACTCTGAGACTGTCGCCTTTGTCCGCAGCAACGAGACGGAAGTCAAAGAGTTCAAGCTCCAGTACTACAaccccaccgacgacgcgttcTCGGTCCACCCGTACCTCACCGAGCTGGACATGCGGTACCCCAAGCCCGGAACCCCGAACCCGCTTACTTCGGTGTACACGTTCTCGTTGCGGTCGTACCTGAACAAGGCTACGCTGGATGCTTCGAAGCAGGTGCTGCACTGGGCTGGTGAGATGGAGCAGAAGGACCGCATCATCGTCGAAGTCGCATGggttgccgacgacggaCTTATCGTCAAGGAGAttgaccgcgccgcgcgcgttgGCCAGGTTGTCGTCTTcaccggcggcaaggccgagggccagGTCGTCCGCAAGCTtggcaaggacggcgaggagggcgacgacggctggATTGACCACGGACAGAACGCGCTCCCCGTCAAGGCGCCAGTGGAGGGATACCTCGACATTGTGCCCAAGGACGGGTTCGACCACATTGCGCTGTTCATGCCCATCAACGCGACGCAGCCGATCTGGATCACgtcgggcgagtgggaggtGACCAAGATCAACGGCATCCACGAGGAGACTGGCACAGTGTTCTACACTGCTGCCAACCCGTCGATCGACAGGCACGTCCACTCCGTCaacctccccaccaccacctcgctgGTCGCGTACGAAGCCGTGTCGGTCGCGCTCACGGACACGTCGGCACCGGGCTACTACGACGTGAGCTTCTCCCCCAAGGCAGGCTACTACAGCCTCACGTACCGTGGACCCCATGTCCCATGGCAGCGTGTCGTCCAGGTTGGTGAGGGTGGGCTGGACCTCTTGCTCGAGGACAATGCCGAGCTCAACACGACCATCTCCGAGTTCCACCGGCCGATCGAGACGCGCACCACGTTTGCGATCAACGGCAACGACCTGAACGTGCAGGAGATCTGGCCGCCCAACATCGACACGTCGGGCCGCAAAAAGTACCCCCTCCTGATCGAGGTGTACGGCGGGCCGTACTCGCAAAAGGTGTCCAACATGTTCCGGCGCGACTGGCACACGTTCCTGGCCTGCGAGCAAAAGTACATCATTGTGCGCatcgacggccgcggcacAGGCTTCAAGGGCCGCAAGCTGCGCAACCCCATCCGCGACAACCTTGGCACGCCAGAGGTCGAGGACcagatcgccgccgcccgcgagctcATCAAGCGCAAGTACATTGACCGCAGCCGCGTGGGTATCTGGGGCTGGAGCTACGGCGGCTTCATGacgctcaagacgctcgaggcgaAGTCGGACCTGTTCAACCTGGGTA TGGCCGTCGCACCAGTCACCGACTGGCGGTTCTACGACTCGGTCTACACCGAGCGCTACATGAACACGCCAGAGGCCAACAAGGACGGCTACGACCGCACGGCCGTGACCAACGTGACCAACTTTGCCGggctcgacctgctgcttgcccacggcacgggcgacgacaacgtcCACTTTGCCAACATGGCGTCGCtggtcgacaagctcacccaggagcgcgtgcgcggctGGCGCATGCGCACCTTTACCGATTCGGACCACGGCATTTCGACCCGCGGCGCTAACCGCGAGCTGTACGAGTGGATGACCGAATACCTCCAGGAGAAGTGGGGCCACGGCGGCAACGTGCAGCACTAG
- the ccc2 gene encoding Copper-transporting ATPase ccc2: MATRPTNHRRRDSSVSDMAASIISGITSPISSLLKLPGSPKARGFDVHAKLLESGEDEPQSSVFLDDGFTKRVELTVGGMTCGACVASIEGQLSALDGIKSVQVSLLAERAVIEYDPEFLDAKGQKWTDARIAEEIEDVGFDAEVVAKSAILSVELLVYGLDDVSLAPQVVREVSSCAGVSDAEYDPPYDRLAFLYTPRLTSLRSIVDHVAAVFSNLSFIPSSSENDSQLASLKKYRETALWRRTFILCACFAVPNFIIGMMHMYLPFLGWTQIKLWTGIYLGNVVCLFLTIPVQCFLAKSFYQKAYSSLKHGSATMDVLVVLGTTAAFTYSVLSMFFAQFSSNPDHRPQVFFDTSTMLITFVSLGRYIENMAKGKTSAALTDLMALTPSSATIFVDPTDFEAGSKTRKIPTELVQVDDIVLVVPGEKIAADGVVISGSSAVDESMVTGESMTIAKGVGDQVIGGTVNGLGTITFRVTGAGSDTTLAHIVTLVHEAQTSKAPIQAFADRIAGIFVPIVISLALATFFAWMAVAMFKHQLPSAFSAPGASKFGVCLKLCISVIVVACPCALGLSTPTAVMVGTGVGAQNGILIKGGKALEACQDVKIVVLDKTGTVTTGKMVVSDVKWAQGNSPTTASGLTSSEALSLTSAAPPLQRHAVLSLIALSESRSEHPIAVAVAAYGRETLSEAGLSPPAGEVLDFESVPGEGIEATVRMHGREERIRLGKPSYILASGNGKAAEAGSSALPGALQRFESEQSNDARMVVFVSIVRDGEAIPVLSLALADTPKPTSTQAIAALRGMGVRVALLSGDSEATTCAVARAVGIDEDEVYAGVSPKGKATIVRDLQSVGNVAMVGDGINDSPALVAASLGIALGSGTSVAMEAADVVLMRSDLLDVVAALDLGRAIFSKIKANLIWACCYNIFMIPLAMGILLPWGIHLHPMMAALAMAFSSVSVVLSSLTLKWWRRPRSSVPPGEHYERGGLNRGMAEFRAARVAATAAAKNIAADVINGARRVPALSDLIDRSPLARLGSSRRNVVNLDDYEAVPLTSESEPPSRPRTSMV; the protein is encoded by the exons atggcGACCCGGCCTACAAACCACAGAAGACGCGACTCGTCCGTCTCGGACATGGCGGCGAGCATCATCAGCGGCATCACGTCGCCCATCAGTTCGCTCCTCAAGCTTCCTGGCAGTCCAAAGGCTCGAGGGTTCGACGTGcacgccaagctcctcgagtcgggcgaggacgagccgcaGTCGTCTGTCTTTCTCGATGACGGCTTCAcgaagcgcgtcgagctgacCGTCGGGGGCATGACT TGCGGTGCTTGTGTTGCTTCGATCGAGGGCCAGCTCTCCGCTCTCGACGGCATCAAGAGCGTCCAGgtctcgctgctcgctgagCGCGCCGTGATCGAGTATGACCCCGagttcctcgacgccaagggGCAGAAGTGGACGGACGCCCGTATCGCAGAGGAGATTGAGGACGTCGGTttcgacgccgaggtcgtggcAAAGAGCGCTATTTTgagcgtcgagctgctcgtctATGG ACTTGACGACGTGTCGCTCGCACCCCAGGTCGTGCGCGAGGTGTCGTCGTGCGCAGGTGTCAGTGACGCAGAGTACGACCCTCCATATGACCGCCTCGCGTTCCTCTACACCCCCCGCCTGACATCGCTCCGTTCAATCGTCGACCATGTCGCCGCAGTGTTCTCCAACTTATCGTTCATcccgtcctcgagcgagaACGACTCGCAGCTGGCCTCGTTGAAGAAGTACCGCGAAACAGCGCTCTGGAGGCGGACTTTCATCCTCTGTGCCTGCTTCGCCGTGCCCAACTTCATCATCGGCATGATGCACATGTACCTCCCCTTCTTGGGCTGGACCCAGATCAAGCTTTGGACAGGAATCTACCTCGGCAACGTCGTCTGCCTCTTCCTCACCATCCCGGTGCAGTGCTTCCTCGCAAAGTCGTTCTACCAAAAGGCGTACAGCTCTCTCAAGCACGGCTCGGCCACCATGGACGTCCTCGTTGTCCTCGGCACGACCGCCGCGTTCACCTACTCGGTTCTGTCCATGTTCTTCGCCCAGTTCTCGTCCAACCCCGACCACCGCCCCCAGGTCTTCTTCGACACGTCGACCATGCTCATCACGTTTGTCTCGTTGGGCAGGTACATTGAGAACatggccaagggcaagacgTCTGCCGCCCTGACAGACCTCATGGCCCTCACTCCTTCATCTGCAACAATCTTTGTCGACCCTACGGACTTTGAGGCTGGCTCCAAGACTCGCAAGATCCCCACCGAGCTCGTCCAGGTCGACGACATTGTGCTCGTTGTTCCTGGAGAGAAGATTgctgccgacggcgtcgtcatCTCGGGAtcgtcggccgtcgacgagtcCATGGTCACCGGCGAGTCAATGACCATTGCCAAGGGCGTCGGAGACCAGGTTATTGGCGGTACCGTCAACGGTCTCGGCACCATCACCTTCCGCGTTACCGGTGCTGGCTCGGACACTACTCTGGCCCACATCGTCACCCTTGTCCACGAGGCTCAGACTTCCAAGGCTCCAATCCAGGCCTTTGCTGACCGCATCGCTGGTATCTTCGTGCCCATTgtcatctcgctcgccctTGCTACGTTCTTCGCGTGGATGGCTGTCGCCATGTTCAAGCACCAACTTCCGTCGGCGTTCAGCGCTCCAGGAGCGTCCAAGTTTGGCGTGTGCCTCAAGCTCTGTATCTcggtcatcgtcgtcgcctgccccTGTGCCCTTGGTCTCTCGACCCCCACCGCAGTCATGGTCGGCACTGGTGTTGGCGCCCAGAACGGCATCCTTatcaagggcggcaaggcgctcgaggcgtgCCAGGACGTCAAgattgtcgtcctcgacaagaCTGGTACTGTTACCACTGGCAAGATGGTCGTGTCCGACGTCAAGTGGGCCCAGGGCAACTCGCCAACGACCGCCTCTGGCCTTACCAGCTCGGAGGCTCTCAGCTtgaccagcgccgcccctcccctccaGCGCCACGCTGTTCTTTCTCTTATTGCGCTTTCCGAGTCCCGCTCCGAGCACCCgatcgccgtcgctgtcgcagCGTACGGCCGTGAGACGCTGTCCGAGGCTGGCCTGTCCCCTCCCGCTGGCGAGGTCCTGGACTTCGAGTCTGTTCCTGGCGAGGGTATCGAGGCGACCGTTCGCATgcacggccgcgaggagcgcatccgcctcggcaagccCAGCTACATCCTTGCTTCTGGAAACGGAAAGGCCGCGGAGGCCGGCTCCAGTGCCCTCCCCGGTGCGCTGCAACGCTTCGAGTCTGAGCAGAGCAACGACGCCCGCATGGTCGTGTTCGTGTCGATTGTCcgtgacggcgaggcgatCCCTGTTCTCTCCCTCGCTCTGGCCGACACGCCAAAGCCTACGTCGACCCAGGCTATTGCTGCCCTCCGTGGCATGGGCGTCCGTGTCGCTCTCCTTAGCGGAGATTCCGAGGCGACCACCTGTGCTGTTGCTCGCGCCGTTGGTatcgatgaggacgaggtgtACGCCGGTGTCAgccccaagggcaaggcgacgATCGTGCGCGACCTGCAATCCGTGGGCAACGTCGCCATGGTCGGCGATGGCATCAACGACTCGCCAGCTCTCGTTGCCGCATCCCTCGGCATCGCTCTTGGCTCTGGAACTTCGGTCGCCAtggaggccgccgacgttGTGCTCATGCGAAGCGACCTCCTCGATGTCGTCGcagcgctcgacctcggccgggCAATCTTCTCAAAGATCAAGGCCAACCTCATCTGGGCGTGCTGCTACAACATCTTCATGATTCCTCTGGCGATGGGCATCCTCCTTCCCTGGGGCATCCACCTGCACCCGATGATGGCTGCGCTCGCGATGGCCTTCTCCTCCGTCTCGGTCGTGCTGTCGTCTCTCACGCTCAAGTGGTGGCGCCGGCCACGCAGCTCGGTGCCCCCCGGCGAGCACTACGAGCGCGGTGGCCTCAACCGCGGCATGGCCGAgttccgcgccgcgcgcgtggctgccaccgcggcggccaagaacATTGCGGCCGACGTCAtcaacggcgcgcgccgcgtgccaGCGCTCTCGGACCTCATTGACCGTTCGCCATTGGCACGCCTTGGCAGCTCGCGCCGCAACGttgtcaacctcgacgactACGAGGCCGTGCCGCTTACATCAGAGTCGGAGCCCCCAAGCCGGCCACGCACCTCGATGGTGTAA
- the CNF02430 gene encoding Acyl-protein thioesterase 1, with amino-acid sequence MASLKHLKVVPKEAHQATVIFLHGLGDSGHGWLPVAKMLWASMPNVKWVLPHAPELPVTLNGGYRMPAWFDIYTLDRSQTPRHEDEAGLLAAVEAVDKLIQAEVDAGIPEDKIVLGGFSQGGAVTALSLLLGKRKLAGYVSLSTWVPLAHKVEALARKDANEIPVFWGHGKDDQVVEYQWGVKSVELLEQLGFKRLPAGETFARPGLRFESYPNMGHSSSPKEIEDLREWITAALK; translated from the exons ATGGCATCGCTCAAGCACCTCAAGGTCGTGCCCAAGGAGGCGCACCAGGCGACCGTCATCTTCCTGCAt ggcctcggcgacagtg GCCACGGCTGGCTCCCCGTCGCCAAGATGCTGTGGGCGAGCATGCCCAACGTCAAGTGGGTGCTCCCGCATGCGCCCGAGCTGCCCGTGACCCTCAACGGGG GCTACCGCATGCCGGCCTGGTTCGACATCTACACGCTCGACCGCAGCCAGACCCCGCGgcacgaggacgaggcgggcctcctcgctgccgtgGAGGcggtcgacaagctcatccaggccgaggtcgacgccggcattCCAGAGGACAAGATTGTGCTCGGCGGCTTCTcgcagggcggcgcggtgacTGCGCTctcgctgctcctcggcaagcgcaagctcgccggcTATGTCAGCCTGTCGACGTGGGtgccgctcgcgcacaaggtcgaggcgctggcccGCAAGGACGCGAACGAGATCCCCGTGTTCTGGGGCCACGGCAAGGACGACCAGGTCGTCGAGTACCAGT ggGGCGTCAAGtccgtcgagctcctcgaacAGCTCGGCTTCAagcgcctgcctgccggcgAGACCTTCGCCCGCCCCGGCCTCCGCTTCGAGTCGTACCCCAACATGGGCCACTCGTCATCACCAAAGGAGATTGAGGACCTGCGCGAGTGGATCACCGCGGCGTTGAAGTAG
- the SHB17 gene encoding Sedoheptulose 1,7-bisphosphatase: MGGGEKKRMPRVYLIRHGETEWSINGRHTGVSDIPLTANGERVIQEAGPRIVGEGDDKLIHPKYLRHIFVSPRKRARRTFELMFGDNLPEACAVETVPEVAEWDYGKYEGWLTKDIRKDHPGWEIWKDGCLPGDTPGETPEQMTARVDGVIARIRKIHAEAKNTSPNPDSVENGDVIIFSHGHFTRAFIARWCNFPIAAGYHFSADPGGLAVLGYQHFNLNEPSLLGLNWYTEEQLKAR; encoded by the exons ATGGGCGGTGGTGAAAAGAAGCGCATGCCGAGGGTGTACCTCATCCGCCACG GCGAGACCGAGTGGTCCATCAACG GCCGCCAC accGGCGTGTCCGACATCCCGCTGACGGCcaacggcgagcgcgtcatcCAGGAGGCCGGCCCGCgcatcgtcggcgagggcgacgaca AGCTCATTCACCCCAAGTACCTGCGCCACATCTTCGTGTCGCCCCGCAAGCGTGCCCGCCGCACCTTTGAGCTCATGTTCGGCGACAACCTCCCCGAGGCGTGTGCCGTCGAGACTGtgcccgaggtcgccgagtggGACTACGGCAAGTACGAGGGCTGGTTGACCAAGGACATCCGCAAGGACCACCCCGGATGGGAGATCTGGAAGGACGG CTGCCTGCCAGGCGACACGCCGGGCGAGACACCCGAGCAGAtgacggcgcgcgtcgacggtgTCATCGCGCGCATCCGCAAGatccacgccgaggccaagaacaCCTCGCCCAACCCCGACAGCGTGGAGAACGGCGACGTGATCATCTTCTCCCACGGCCACTTTACCCGTGCCTTTATTGCGCGCTGGTGCAACTTCCCCATTGCGGCCGGGTACCACTTTTCGGCGGATCCTGGAggt CTCGCGGTGCTCGGTTACCAGCACTTCAACCTCAACGAGCCTT CGCTCCTTGGTCTCAACTGGTacaccgaggagcagctcaaggCTCGATAA
- the lea1 gene encoding U2 small nuclear ribonucleoprotein A' yields MRLTPEFVSKSQSHLNPLKERELDLRGLAIPVIENLASHQGTYDTLNLTDNSITALSNIPLSPRLSVIHAANNQISSISPSLPAQIPNLASLVLTNNAITSLATLVPLADLPQLRHLVLRGNPVAEHEHYRAFVIWKAAKGALHTLDFERIKDAEREAARALFVDETTGAPNALAAKLSIPTTSAVPGATVLVRKEVSLSAAGAKGRLMTPDEKKRVLEALTRAQTADEVRKLERMLADGLIPEGGVDAAVAAA; encoded by the exons ATGAGGCTCACTCCAGAG TTCGTCTCCAAATCCCAATCA CACCTCAACCCCctcaaggagcgcgagctcgacctgcgaG GCCTCGCGATCCCCGTCATTGAGAACCTTGCGTCGCACCAGGGAACATATGACACGCTCAACCTGACCGACAACTCGATCACGGCGTTGAGCAACATCCCGTTGT CGCCACGATTGTCCGTCATCCACGCGGCCAACAACCAGATCTCGTCCATCagcccctccctccccgcgCAG ATCCCCAACCTCGCGTCACTAGTCCTCACCAACAACGCCATCACGTCGCTGGCGAccctcgtccccctcgccgacctgccaCAGCTGCGGCATCTCGTGTTGAGAGGCAACCCCGTGGCCGAACACGAGCACTACCGGGCGTTTGTGATCTGGAAGGCGGCAAAAGGCGCGCTGCACACGTTGGACTTTGAGCGGatcaaggacgccgagcgcgaggctgcGCGTGCGCTGTTCGTCGACGAGACCACCGGCGCACCAAATGCCCTGGCGGCCAAGCTGTCCATCcccacgacgtcggccgTCCCCGGCGCCACGGTACTCGTCCGCAAGGAGGTGTCGTTGTCAGCCGCTGGCGCAAAGGGCCGCCTCATGACCCccgacgagaagaagcgcgtgctcgaggccctcacgcgcgcgcagacggccgacgaggtccgcaagctcgagcgcatgcTCGCTGACGGCCTGATACCCGAGGgaggcgtcgacgcggcggtggccgcggcgtag
- the Pqlc1_1 gene encoding PQ-loop repeat-containing protein 1 — protein sequence MGFEAVVGTLASVGMAVGPPLVYVDQAYSIIKKRDSSGFSHDVCGVIIIACTIRVFFWLGEHFETRTWPLPQPSSRGAALLVQALLLIISQLALLWICLYYSPQRKTKAVERDDEAEGDEETDRTAFLPEESAAPEAPAWRRPFNFWQWDNFGSYLEFLAGLIVVLSVLQFALGRFRWYPESTLPVPQFISNFRRKSCYGFRSTTLAGWLFGDTFKTGYYFIRNNPLQFKVTGLMTICWDIGVLIQRIYYGAEKPANTLALGDDAGDERALTP from the exons ATGGGCTTCGAGGCAGTAGTCGGGACACTTGCTTCGGTCGGCATGGCCGTCgg CCCGCCGCTCGTTTACGTCGACCAG GCTTACAGTATTATCAAGAAGAG GGACTCGTCGGGCTTCTCTCATG ACGTCTGCggcgtcatcatcatcgcaTGTACGATCCGCGTCTTCTTCTGGCTCGGGGAGCACTTTGAGACGCGTACGTGGCCCCTGCCTCAGCCAAGCTCACGCGGTGCAGCACTGCTCGTCCAGGCCCTGCTGCTCATCATCTCGCAGCTCGCACTGCTGTGGATCTGCCTGTACTACTCGCCGCAGCGCAAGaccaaggccgtcgagcgggacgacgaggcggagggcgacgaggagacggacCGCACGGCATTCTTGCCTGAGGAGAGCGCCGCCCCAGAAGCCCCGGCATGGCGCCGCCCGTTCAACTTCTGGCAGTGGGACAACTTTGGCAGCTACCTCGAGTTCTTGGCCGGGTTGATTGTTGTGCTCTCTGTCCTGCAGTTTGCCCTGGGCCGGTTCCGATGGTAC CCAGAGTCGACCCTCCCCGTCCCCCAGTTCATCTCAAACTTCCGCCGCAAGTCGTGCTACGGCTTccggtcgacgacgctcgcCGGCTGGCTGTTCGGCGACACGTTCAA GACGGGATACTACTTTATCCGCAACAACCCGCTGCAGTTCAAGGTGACTGGCCTCATGACCATCTGCTGGGACATTG GCGTCCTCATCCAGAGGATATACTACGGCGCCGAGAAGCCGGCAAACACCTTGGCGCTAGGTGACGACGCCGGAGACGAGCGTGCTCTAACCCCCTAG
- the aps-2 gene encoding AP-2 complex subunit sigma has translation MIKFILVQNRQGKTRLSKWYVPFADDEKVCNCCRRAELTRQVRIRGEVHRLIAPRDQKYQSNFVEFRNEKIVYRRYAGLFFCVCVDSNDSELAYLEAIHLFVEVLDAFFQNVCELDLVFSFYKVYAILDEVFLAGEIEETSKQVVLDRLDYLEKLE, from the exons ATGATCAAGTTCATTCTCGTCCAA aaCCGCCAAGGCAAGACACGGCTGTCCAAGTGGTATGTCCCattcgccgacgacgagaaggtgTGTAACTGctgccgtcgcgccgagctcacccGCCAGGTCAGGATACGCGGCGAGGTCCACCGTCTCATCGCGCCCCGCGACCAGAAGTACCAGTCCAACTTTGTCGAG TTCCGTAACGAGAAGATCGTGTACCGCCGCTACGCCGGCCTCTTCTTCTGCGTCTGCGTCGACTCGAACGACTCGGAGCTGGCGTACTTGGAGGCGATCCACCTGTTTGTCGAGGTGCTAG ACGCCTTCTTCCAGAACGTGTgtgagctcgacctcgtcttctCATTCTACAAG GTCTacgccatcctcgacgaggtcttCCTGGCGGGCGAGATCGAGGAGACAAGCAAGcaggtcgtgctcgaccgcctcgactacctcgagaagctcgagtAG